One bacterium genomic window, ACAACAGGACCATCGCGCCTGGGAAAGGCGCCCGGATCGAGAGCCAATGGCTGCATGTTCGATCCGTGAGGGAACCGAAAACCACGCTTTTCGGTTTCCGTCAGCGAAAAGTCGCGCCACGACTTTTCGCACTACCAATAGGAAGGAGGACCATCACTTGGGAAGCGTTATTAAAAAGCGTCGCAAGAAGATGCGAAAACACAAGCATAAGAAACTCCTGGCCAAAAGCAGACACAAGAGGAAGTAGCCGTTGACCGTCACTATCGGAGTCATCGGGTCCGCTGATCCGGAAAGGAATCGTGACCCCCTTGCGGTGGAGGTAGGCTCCCTTATTGCCGGCAACGGCGCTGTCATGGTCTGCGGCGGCCTTTCCGGAATCATGGAAGCGGCCAGTTTCGGAGTCAACCAGCAAGATGGCGTGACAATAGGGATTCTTCCAGGATCTGACAAGAGGGCCGCCAACCCTTTCGTGACACACTGTGTCCCGTCGGGGCTGGGCGTCGCAAGGAACGTCATGATCGTCCGTACGGCTGATGCCCTCATCGCCCTTCCCGGCGGTCACGGAACCATGTCCGAGATCGCCCTCGGCCTCAATGTCGGTAAACCGGTCGTTGACCTCGGCGGGTGGGAGATCCCGGGAATGATCCCGGTCCAGACTGCGGAAGAAGCGGTTCTCACGGCCCTCGAACTGGGTGCGAACCTTTCGGAATGAATACTCAAGGCAAACTTTTCGTCAAGACCTTCGGTTGTCAGATGAACGTCTACGATACCGAGAAGATCTACGCCTTCATGCAGGAGAGGTACCTTCCGGCCTCCAGCGAAGAGGAGGCCGATGTCATTATCCTCAACACCTGTTCCATACGCGACAAGGCCGAGCAGAAGGTCTACAGCCTCCTCGGCCGTATCAAGCCCCTGAAAAAGGCCCACCCTCACCTCGTTGTGGGAGTGGGAGGGTGCGTCGCCCAGCAGGAAGGCGAGAGGCTGCTCAGGCGCTCTCCGGTGGTGGACATCGTGTTCGGAACCCACAACATCGATGAACTGCCCGGGCTCATCGACGAGCGTTTAAGGCACGGCCGGCGGATCTGCCGCATCAGGGAAGACCGCGACAGGACCCCCGCTCCAGAGGCTCCACATTCGGCCCGCGGAAACTCTCCCTCAGCGCTTCTCACCATCATGAAGGGGTGCGACAATTACTGTGCCTACTGTGTCGTCCCCATCGTAAGGGGACGTGAGGTCAGCCGGCCCCTTTCAAAGATCCTCGACGAAGCGACTCACCTGGCTGACAGTGGTGTCCGGGAGATCACCCTTCTGGG contains:
- a CDS encoding AURKAIP1/COX24 domain-containing protein translates to MGSVIKKRRKKMRKHKHKKLLAKSRHKRK
- a CDS encoding TIGR00725 family protein — encoded protein: MTVTIGVIGSADPERNRDPLAVEVGSLIAGNGAVMVCGGLSGIMEAASFGVNQQDGVTIGILPGSDKRAANPFVTHCVPSGLGVARNVMIVRTADALIALPGGHGTMSEIALGLNVGKPVVDLGGWEIPGMIPVQTAEEAVLTALELGANLSE